Proteins from a genomic interval of Medicago truncatula cultivar Jemalong A17 chromosome 3, MtrunA17r5.0-ANR, whole genome shotgun sequence:
- the LOC25488760 gene encoding ADP,ATP carrier protein 1, mitochondrial, whose amino-acid sequence MVDQVKQPTIMEKVTGQLHRRSGLSSGIRGYEGTYRHPAMAQRFSYGNYSNAALMNPMAPTCRATVDLSAVATTASPVFVAAPAEKSHFVIDFLMGGVSAAVSKTAAAPIERIKLLIQNQDEMIKSGRLSEPYKGIGDCFKRTMADEGVVALWRGNTANVIRYFPTQALNFAFKDYFKRLFNFKKDRDGYWKWFAGNLASGGAAGASSLLFVYSLDYARTRLANDSKAAKKGGERQFNGLVDVYKKTLATDGVAGLYRGFNISCVGIIVYRGLYFGLYDSLKPVLLTGKLQDSFFASFALGWLITNGAGLASYPIDTVRRRMMMTSGEAVKYKSSFDAFQQILKNEGAKSLFKGAGANILRAVAGAGVLSGYDKLQVLVFGKKYGSGGA is encoded by the exons ATGGTTGATCAGGTTAAGCAACCAACAATCATGGAGAAGGTCACTGGCCAGCTCCACCGTCGATCTGGTCTTTCATCTGGTATTAGGGGTTATGAAGGAACCTACCGCCATCCTGCCATGGCCCAAAGATTCTCCTATGGGAACTACTCAAACGCAGCATTGATGAATCCAATGGCACCAACTTGCAGGGCAACTGTTGATTTGTCTGCAGTTGCAACAACTGCTTCACCTGTCTTCGTCGCTGCTCCAGCAGAAAAGAGCCACTTTGTTATTGACTTTCTCATGGGTGGTGTTTCAGCTGCCGTTTCCAAAACTGCTGCTGCTCCTATTGAACGTATTAAGCTTTTGATCCAAAACCAGGATGAGATGATCAAGTCTGGTAGGCTTTCTGAGCCTTACAAGGGTATTGGTGATTGCTTTAAAAGAACAATGGCCGATGAGGGTGTTGTTGCTCTCTGGAGAGGAAACACTGCCAATGTTATCCGTTATTTCCCTACTCAG GCTTTGAACTTTGCATTCAAAGATTACTTCAAGAGGCTTTTCAACTTCAAGAAGGACAGGGATGGTTACTGGAAATGGTTTGCTGGTAACTTGGCATCTGGAGGTGCTGCTGGTGCCTCATCCCTCTTGTTTGTTTACTCTCTTGATTATGCCCGTACTCGTCTTGCCAATGATTCTAAGGCAGCTAAGAAAGGTGGAGAAAGGCAGTTCAATGGTCTTGTTGATGTTTACAAGAAGACTCTTGCTACTGATGGAGTTGCTGGGCTTTACCGTGGTTTCAACATCTCCTGTGTTGGAATCATTGTCTACCGTGGTCTGTACTTCGGATTGTATGATTCCCTCAAACCAGTTCTTCTCACTGGAAAATTGCAG GATAGCTTTTTCGCCAGCTTTGCGCTTGGATGGCTCATTACCAATGGTGCAGGTCTAGCATCATACCCTATTGACACTGTTAGGAGAAGAATGATGATGACCTCCGGAGAAGCTGTCAAGTACAAGAGTTCCTTTGATGCATTCCAACAAATCCTCAAGAATGAGGGTGCTAAGTCATTGTTCAAGGGAGCTGGTGCTAACATCCTCCGTGCTGTTGCTGGTGCTGGTGTGCTTTCTGGTTACGACAAGTTGCAGGTTCTTGTGTTCGGCAAGAAATACGGATCTGGTGGTGCTTAA
- the LOC25488761 gene encoding uncharacterized protein isoform X1: MEPAKIDWKNLEWNFTVDELYEHLNAPKFVDFLSLNHNTNNNDDEAWFCKPDCNHPKTAEDFLRSPSPFKARSPFYLSENFPSGDQIRRDGKIKRRVPPLSSSSPQDDKFRFNIDNENQNPNLVTPQFKSMKSLIKSSEEKKKLVDDTLQESTEVPSLKSTLSAKNLFSRRPILNQITEFCNELKRLALRARERENDENLNPVESIEEEVVVVHEKTSPVNALAELDRREKERKPLLEMGKAERLEGMCVKGKLNRKKRPDEAENMPITLDLENVRQKRENSLLQVRTNPPSPQCFSAGLNNPNPSKGSRSRLMERGILKEVEQNKEVAKDSPAQNNKSITISDGRETKALDMFWFFKPCTTLSS; this comes from the exons ATGGAACCCGCGAAAATCGATTGGAAAAATCTAGAATGGAACTTCACTGTTGATGAACTCTACGAACACCTCAACGCACCCAAGTTTGTTGACTTCTTGTCCCTCAAtcacaacaccaacaacaatgatGATGAAGCTTGGTTTTGCAAACCTG atTGCAATCACCCCAAAACAGCAGAGGATTTTCTCAGATCACCAAGTCCTTTCAAG GCAAGAAGTCCATTTTATTTGTCAGAAAATTTTCCAAGTGGTGACCAAATTAGAAG AGATGGGAAAATCAAGAGAAGGGTGCCACCCCTTTCATCATCTTCTCCCCAAGATGATAAATTCAGATTCAACATCGATAATGAAAACCAAAACCCGAATTTGGTTACCCCTCAATTTAAGTCCATGAAGTCTTTGATCAAGTCAagtgaagagaagaagaagctaGTTGATGACACATTGCAAGAGAGTACGGAGGTTCCTTCATTGAAATCAACTCTTTCTGCAAAGAATTTGTTTTCGAGACGGCCTATTCTGAATCAAATCACAGAATTCTGCAATGAATTGAAGAGATTGGCATTAAGAGCTcgggagagagaaaatgatgaaaatttgaaCCCTGTAGAGAGTATAGAAGAAGAGGTTGTTGTCGTGCATGAGAAGACCTCGCCGGTGAACGCTTTGGCAGAGTTGgatagaagagagaaagaaaggaaaCCACTGCTTGAAATGGGTAAGGCTGAAAGGTTGGAAGGGATGTGTGTTAAAGGGAAGCTAAACAGAAAAAA AAGACCTGATGAAGCAGAAAACATGCCTATAACTCTTGACTTGGAGAATGTAAGACAAAAGAGGGAGAATAGCTTACTACAAGTTCGTACAAATCCTCCTTCTCCTCAGTGTTTTTCTGCTGGGCTCAATAACCCTAACCCGTCAAAAGGTTCCAGATCCCGGCTAATG GAGAGAGGAATACTTAAAGAAGTTGAGCAAAACAAGGAAGTTGCAAAGGACTCACCAGCACAAAACAACAAAAGTATTACAATCTCTGATGGAAGAGAAACAAAAGCCTTGGACATGTTTTGGTTCTTCAAGCCTTGCACAACATTATCAAGCTGA
- the LOC25488761 gene encoding uncharacterized protein isoform X2 translates to MEPAKIDWKNLEWNFTVDELYEHLNAPKFVDFLSLNHNTNNNDDEAWFCKPDCNHPKTAEDFLRSPSPFKARSPFYLSENFPSGDQIRRDGKIKRRVPPLSSSSPQDDKFRFNIDNENQNPNLVTPQFKSMKSLIKSSEEKKKLVDDTLQESTEVPSLKSTLSAKNLFSRRPILNQITEFCNELKRLALRARERENDENLNPVESIEEEVVVVHEKTSPVNALAELDRREKERKPLLEMGKAERLEGMCVKGKLNRKKPDEAENMPITLDLENVRQKRENSLLQVRTNPPSPQCFSAGLNNPNPSKGSRSRLMERGILKEVEQNKEVAKDSPAQNNKSITISDGRETKALDMFWFFKPCTTLSS, encoded by the exons ATGGAACCCGCGAAAATCGATTGGAAAAATCTAGAATGGAACTTCACTGTTGATGAACTCTACGAACACCTCAACGCACCCAAGTTTGTTGACTTCTTGTCCCTCAAtcacaacaccaacaacaatgatGATGAAGCTTGGTTTTGCAAACCTG atTGCAATCACCCCAAAACAGCAGAGGATTTTCTCAGATCACCAAGTCCTTTCAAG GCAAGAAGTCCATTTTATTTGTCAGAAAATTTTCCAAGTGGTGACCAAATTAGAAG AGATGGGAAAATCAAGAGAAGGGTGCCACCCCTTTCATCATCTTCTCCCCAAGATGATAAATTCAGATTCAACATCGATAATGAAAACCAAAACCCGAATTTGGTTACCCCTCAATTTAAGTCCATGAAGTCTTTGATCAAGTCAagtgaagagaagaagaagctaGTTGATGACACATTGCAAGAGAGTACGGAGGTTCCTTCATTGAAATCAACTCTTTCTGCAAAGAATTTGTTTTCGAGACGGCCTATTCTGAATCAAATCACAGAATTCTGCAATGAATTGAAGAGATTGGCATTAAGAGCTcgggagagagaaaatgatgaaaatttgaaCCCTGTAGAGAGTATAGAAGAAGAGGTTGTTGTCGTGCATGAGAAGACCTCGCCGGTGAACGCTTTGGCAGAGTTGgatagaagagagaaagaaaggaaaCCACTGCTTGAAATGGGTAAGGCTGAAAGGTTGGAAGGGATGTGTGTTAAAGGGAAGCTAAACAGAAAAAA ACCTGATGAAGCAGAAAACATGCCTATAACTCTTGACTTGGAGAATGTAAGACAAAAGAGGGAGAATAGCTTACTACAAGTTCGTACAAATCCTCCTTCTCCTCAGTGTTTTTCTGCTGGGCTCAATAACCCTAACCCGTCAAAAGGTTCCAGATCCCGGCTAATG GAGAGAGGAATACTTAAAGAAGTTGAGCAAAACAAGGAAGTTGCAAAGGACTCACCAGCACAAAACAACAAAAGTATTACAATCTCTGATGGAAGAGAAACAAAAGCCTTGGACATGTTTTGGTTCTTCAAGCCTTGCACAACATTATCAAGCTGA